One genomic window of Novosphingobium aureum includes the following:
- a CDS encoding glycerate kinase type-2 family protein has protein sequence MPQAFRPSAPTAPAPRDMLETLFREGLETVDGARLLRTHSCFDGERWHYDAGAAGRSITFDIPREGRLIVVGAGKAAAALARGLEDVFGDRIDDGCIVVKYGHTEKLAHIGQYEAGHPVPDANGVEATGHILATLRELTPDDRVIVLLTGGASALLVDPIEGISLEDKAATTRLLLHSSASIDEINAVRKSLSSVKGGGLLRHLAPASSLTLLVSDVPNGDFGTIGSGPSIPEAGNGPDPIDIFRRHDLTDRLRPAVITALERSADRRRERGPDKGHHEVLLLAESADLVRNVSALARKQGLHTQIVESCMNGNTHEQAHRFVEAARRAVNEGERDLLLIAAGETTLEVSGQGTGGRNQEFALYAARLLDGLPGVTLLAAGTDGTDGPTEAAGGFADGASWSRARALGLDPAKALEDNDSHPLLAALGDLLVTGPSGTNLMDLVLALVGPDGSGRTTAP, from the coding sequence TTGCCACAGGCTTTCCGCCCTTCCGCTCCGACCGCGCCCGCTCCGCGCGACATGCTCGAGACGCTCTTTCGCGAGGGGCTCGAAACCGTCGACGGCGCCAGACTTCTGCGCACGCATTCGTGTTTCGACGGCGAGCGCTGGCACTACGATGCTGGCGCTGCGGGCCGCTCGATTACTTTCGACATCCCGCGCGAAGGGCGCCTGATCGTCGTCGGTGCAGGCAAGGCAGCCGCAGCCCTGGCCCGCGGACTGGAGGACGTCTTTGGCGACCGCATCGACGATGGCTGCATCGTGGTCAAATACGGCCATACCGAGAAACTGGCCCATATCGGCCAGTACGAGGCGGGCCACCCCGTGCCCGATGCCAATGGCGTCGAGGCGACGGGACACATCCTCGCGACCCTGCGCGAGCTCACGCCCGACGACAGGGTGATCGTGCTGCTGACGGGCGGGGCCTCGGCTCTCCTCGTCGATCCGATCGAGGGCATCTCGCTCGAGGACAAGGCAGCCACGACCAGGCTCCTGCTCCATTCGAGCGCATCGATCGACGAGATCAACGCGGTGCGCAAGTCGCTCTCCAGCGTCAAGGGCGGCGGGCTGCTGAGACACCTCGCGCCCGCCAGTTCGCTGACCCTGCTCGTCTCCGATGTCCCTAACGGCGATTTCGGAACGATTGGATCGGGACCCTCGATCCCCGAGGCCGGCAACGGCCCCGATCCGATCGACATCTTCCGCCGCCACGACCTGACCGACCGCCTGCGCCCCGCAGTCATAACCGCCCTCGAACGCAGCGCCGACAGGCGACGCGAGCGCGGGCCGGACAAGGGACACCATGAGGTCCTTCTCCTCGCCGAAAGCGCGGACCTCGTGCGCAACGTCAGCGCCCTCGCACGCAAACAGGGCCTGCATACGCAGATCGTCGAGAGCTGCATGAACGGGAACACGCATGAACAGGCTCACCGCTTCGTCGAAGCCGCACGGCGGGCGGTGAACGAGGGCGAACGTGACTTGCTGCTGATCGCTGCAGGCGAAACCACGCTCGAGGTATCCGGCCAAGGTACCGGGGGGCGCAATCAGGAATTCGCACTCTACGCCGCCCGCCTGCTCGACGGCTTGCCCGGCGTGACCTTGCTGGCAGCCGGAACCGATGGAACCGACGGTCCGACCGAGGCCGCTGGCGGCTTCGCCGACGGCGCCAGCTGGTCACGCGCGCGCGCACTCGGCCTCGACCCCGCGAAGGCGCTCGAGGACAACGATTCCCACCCCTTGCTTGCAGCGCTCGGCGATCTGCTCGTGACCGGTCCGAGCGGAACCAATCTGATGGATCTCGTCCTCGCCCTTGTCGGGCCGGACGGATCGGGGAGAACGACGGCACCCTGA
- a CDS encoding ThuA domain-containing protein, whose amino-acid sequence MIDIDRRTVLAGAAVSALALPSLSRAATDPMATLPGWQADPMRWFQLAFTEDDPGAFDPDFWMAYFREIGAQGVCLSAGGGIAFYPTRIPHHGKSANMTSGRDPFGTMALACKREGIDVLARIDPHAMPQSAFAAHPEWAARDAQGEARRHWSASDLYLTCPYGPYNFEFMPEVIDEIATRYPVDGFFGNRWNTLGLCHCDSCKRNFEAATGAQLPTQTDPATPEGLRWHEWSQSRLLAVQDLWNETIVKRRPNAFFVSGTERRGIMDYDAREIGERMKMVFGDRQARSSESTYYTPGTKAWNSGRFAKELRGYMFDKPVGHIISVGVEEEYRWKDSVQDAAEIRIWAAGSIAQGARPWITKFNAKPFDRRWMPVVKDLFNWHRRHERYLRNTANLARVALVIENRGPAVIGGAQHRLEMEGHRRGFYQAMLEARIPFDAIDAAYLDPEHLARFDVLVLANAAVLSESQCAQLRAFVARGGAIVATHETSLYDEMGKKRPDFALADLFGCHYERTEAPLHNSYLTLRAPHPALAPLEGVSRTIAATARVHVRRDGPADVPITLVPSFPDLPMERVFTDVTESDIPMALCRKVGKGRVAYLPMNIAATFEELQHADHMRIMAGMVHWALGARQPMEVAGPGLVDIAWWRQERSLAAHIVNLNNPMTGSGSYREAIPTGPYEVSLELPEGAQVRAVTLLDAGMPATTRRDGERLVVTVPSVSFHEIIAVDLA is encoded by the coding sequence GTGATCGACATAGACCGTAGAACCGTACTGGCCGGCGCTGCCGTGAGCGCGCTGGCCCTGCCCTCGCTTTCCCGTGCCGCAACCGACCCCATGGCTACCCTGCCCGGCTGGCAAGCCGACCCGATGCGCTGGTTCCAGCTGGCCTTCACCGAAGACGACCCGGGCGCTTTCGACCCCGATTTCTGGATGGCCTACTTCCGCGAGATCGGCGCGCAGGGTGTCTGCCTGAGCGCGGGCGGCGGCATTGCCTTCTATCCCACCCGCATTCCGCATCATGGCAAGAGCGCCAACATGACGTCGGGACGCGACCCGTTCGGCACGATGGCCCTGGCCTGCAAGCGCGAAGGCATTGACGTGCTCGCACGCATCGATCCCCACGCGATGCCGCAAAGCGCCTTCGCGGCGCATCCCGAATGGGCCGCGCGCGATGCGCAGGGTGAGGCACGCCGCCACTGGTCGGCCAGCGATCTGTACCTCACCTGCCCTTACGGCCCCTACAACTTCGAGTTCATGCCCGAGGTGATCGACGAGATCGCCACGCGCTACCCGGTAGACGGCTTCTTCGGCAATCGCTGGAACACCCTTGGTCTGTGCCACTGCGACAGCTGCAAGCGCAATTTCGAGGCCGCAACGGGTGCGCAACTGCCGACACAGACCGATCCGGCCACGCCCGAAGGGTTGCGCTGGCACGAATGGTCGCAATCCCGCTTGCTGGCCGTGCAGGACCTGTGGAACGAGACAATCGTGAAACGCCGCCCGAACGCCTTCTTCGTGAGCGGGACCGAACGGCGCGGCATCATGGACTACGATGCCCGCGAGATCGGGGAGCGCATGAAGATGGTCTTCGGCGACCGCCAGGCCCGCTCGAGCGAGTCCACCTACTACACGCCGGGCACCAAGGCCTGGAACAGCGGACGCTTCGCCAAGGAGTTGCGCGGCTACATGTTCGACAAGCCGGTCGGCCACATCATCTCGGTCGGTGTCGAGGAAGAATACCGATGGAAGGATTCTGTTCAGGACGCGGCAGAGATCCGGATCTGGGCCGCTGGCTCGATCGCGCAGGGCGCACGCCCGTGGATCACCAAGTTCAATGCAAAGCCCTTCGACCGACGCTGGATGCCGGTCGTGAAGGACCTGTTCAACTGGCATCGGCGCCATGAACGCTACTTGCGCAATACCGCCAATCTTGCACGCGTCGCGCTGGTCATCGAGAACCGGGGGCCCGCCGTGATCGGCGGGGCGCAGCACCGGCTTGAGATGGAAGGGCACCGCCGAGGCTTCTATCAGGCGATGCTCGAGGCGCGCATTCCCTTCGATGCGATCGATGCTGCATACCTCGACCCCGAACACCTCGCCCGCTTCGACGTACTGGTTCTGGCCAACGCCGCCGTGCTGTCCGAGAGCCAATGCGCGCAACTACGCGCTTTCGTGGCGCGGGGTGGCGCGATCGTCGCGACGCACGAGACATCGCTTTATGACGAGATGGGCAAGAAGCGCCCGGATTTCGCACTCGCCGATCTATTCGGTTGTCATTATGAGAGAACCGAGGCGCCCCTGCACAACAGCTATCTGACGCTACGCGCCCCCCACCCGGCGCTTGCACCGCTCGAAGGGGTATCGCGCACGATCGCCGCGACCGCCCGGGTTCATGTGCGCCGAGACGGGCCTGCCGATGTTCCGATCACGCTCGTGCCCAGCTTTCCCGACCTGCCCATGGAACGCGTCTTCACCGATGTCACCGAGAGCGACATACCGATGGCTCTGTGTCGCAAGGTCGGCAAGGGGCGCGTCGCCTACCTGCCGATGAACATCGCAGCGACCTTCGAGGAACTGCAGCATGCCGATCACATGCGCATCATGGCGGGCATGGTTCACTGGGCACTGGGCGCGCGCCAGCCGATGGAGGTTGCGGGCCCTGGCCTGGTCGATATCGCATGGTGGCGCCAGGAACGCTCCCTCGCGGCACACATCGTCAATCTGAACAACCCGATGACGGGCAGCGGCAGCTATCGCGAGGCGATACCTACCGGTCCCTACGAGGTTTCTCTTGAGCTGCCCGAAGGTGCGCAGGTCCGAGCCGTCACGCTGCTCGATGCAGGCATGCCCGCAACCACGCGCCGGGACGGCGAACGCCTCGTCGTGACCGTGCCCTCGGTCAGCTTCCACGAGATCATCGCCGTCGATCTGGCCTGA
- a CDS encoding PD40 domain-containing protein, with protein MPRSKIAPAGLVLTILPLAALGGLSSSVLARSEAGSSQTEVDVADFRIGSKPGNPTFDLPSNMRLLSAFGERPVFSPDGTRIAFIGASYGDAYEMDLKTGAVRNLTAHAPHNGFLRVHYLADGNFILMGPRVMGPDRESTRNAHIELFWLDAAATRAPVALERTAFEGIAVSPRTNLLAWSEIEPRAKSFGEIDRTVIKLARVAMEDGQPVLRDERQVLETKASRCLVEPQDFLPDDTGLTAPCYFTPFLKRERQTEVLSVDFGSGALTSYPTPAALYGEVEGIFPDGRHTLVECSGDRAAGMDICILELKADKPRYTRLTRIMDYGRWKYGNPVVSPDGRYIAMQIGSADVVDAGVGQGIVMMDLGEKSSVARTAP; from the coding sequence ATGCCCCGTTCGAAGATTGCCCCTGCCGGGCTTGTTCTGACTATCCTTCCCTTGGCCGCCCTTGGCGGCTTGTCTTCGTCGGTACTGGCTCGATCCGAGGCTGGCTCTTCGCAAACGGAAGTCGACGTCGCCGATTTCCGGATTGGATCGAAGCCGGGTAACCCGACCTTCGATCTGCCTAGTAACATGCGGCTGCTCTCGGCCTTCGGAGAGCGTCCGGTCTTTTCACCTGATGGAACGCGTATCGCATTTATCGGGGCTTCCTATGGCGATGCCTATGAGATGGACCTGAAGACCGGAGCCGTGCGCAACCTGACCGCGCATGCACCGCATAACGGATTCCTGCGGGTCCATTACCTGGCGGACGGCAACTTCATTCTCATGGGCCCGCGCGTCATGGGCCCTGACCGCGAGTCCACGCGCAACGCCCATATCGAACTGTTCTGGCTGGATGCTGCGGCAACCCGCGCACCGGTGGCTCTGGAGCGTACGGCCTTCGAGGGCATCGCTGTGTCGCCTCGGACCAATCTGCTCGCGTGGTCCGAAATCGAACCGCGCGCCAAGAGCTTCGGCGAGATCGACAGGACGGTGATCAAGCTTGCCCGCGTGGCCATGGAGGATGGGCAACCGGTGTTGCGCGATGAGCGACAGGTACTGGAGACGAAGGCGTCTCGTTGCCTGGTCGAGCCGCAGGACTTTCTGCCCGATGACACCGGGCTGACTGCGCCATGTTACTTCACCCCGTTTCTGAAGCGCGAGCGCCAGACGGAAGTGCTCTCGGTCGACTTTGGCAGCGGAGCACTGACGAGCTATCCGACGCCCGCGGCACTGTATGGAGAGGTCGAAGGCATCTTCCCCGACGGCAGGCATACGCTCGTCGAATGCAGCGGCGATCGCGCTGCGGGCATGGACATTTGCATCCTCGAGCTCAAGGCAGACAAGCCGCGCTACACGCGCCTGACGCGGATCATGGATTACGGCCGCTGGAAATACGGCAATCCCGTCGTCAGTCCCGATGGCCGTTACATCGCCATGCAGATCGGATCCGCAGACGTGGTCGATGCCGGGGTCGGGCAGGGCATCGTCATGATGGATCTCGGCGAGAAGTCCAGTGTCGCGCGCACCGCACCGTGA
- a CDS encoding TonB-dependent receptor plug domain-containing protein has product MKTTRIPLLVSASLMAFVMPAAAHAQETAQDTATPAQAQDELDNAMVQDIIVTGSRIQSAGFEAPTPVSVVDTGDLIKTAPASIADGLNQLPAFQNSINGDQQQFTQGNRQRTGNYLNLRNLGTQRVLILQDGLRMPQTGTNGGVDVSLLPQLLTKRVDVVTGGASAAYGSDAVSGVVNFIIDKDFDGVKAQAQYGISDRGDKANYRLGAAFGTSLLDDRLHVIGSFEHYKVNPLYKRDRPIVRESWQATGAGTEENPFRYVDDVRWGTVSEGGYISSGPLAGQQFADGGVTVPFDPGIPSGNPGSQRGGDGAFIGVDCCTLTPGAKTYQAFGRADYEFSPELSAYASVGYNWSSNYDMPFTGLRLGATIFSDNAFLDPATQAALGSTDSFVLSKVWGPEERRFNNTVTQKSDSFIINTGLKGEFGAGLQWTLGYVHAKTTFEGEIEDALNANFYAAADAVRDPVTGNIVCRVTLTNPGLYPGCVPLNLFGPNSVTVEMDDYITGVSRYKATNKLDSIQATLAGDIVEGWAGPISFAVGAEYRKQSLLQTSNSDPSIPTDFTGLRGVRSTYRGRFQSQNLGTADGSYNVKEAFGELNVPVLDDSVVGSLALNGAVRWTDYSTSGSVTTWKIGGVWDGLDGVRLRATLSRDIRAPTLYELFAGRATTSITFSDRLTGQQAVSNQVTGGNPDLQPEVARTFTAGIVLQPSFIPGLHFSADYFRIKIDDAIATPYSAFQIVDLCYASDFTSPTCDQIDRPLGPTNPDPTNTPTAIYTLNQNVATLINSGIDFELTYRRPVGSGTLNLRALATRQLTFQQRNAPGEEMRKFVGTSDFNDVQFPLPLPKWRANVSAGWEGENVSFNVQERIIGGYDRSRQFVYVDNEVKPVFYTDLNLTYTVRTALDREFELFTTVNNLFDKQAPLLPVTRTPGLTVPTMRNTYDIIGRYITAGVRFRM; this is encoded by the coding sequence GTGAAAACCACCAGGATTCCTTTGCTGGTTTCAGCCAGTCTGATGGCCTTCGTCATGCCCGCTGCGGCCCACGCGCAGGAAACTGCCCAGGACACCGCTACGCCCGCGCAGGCACAAGACGAGCTGGACAATGCAATGGTGCAGGACATCATCGTCACTGGCTCGCGCATCCAGAGCGCGGGCTTCGAGGCTCCTACGCCGGTCAGCGTGGTAGACACCGGCGACCTGATCAAGACGGCCCCCGCAAGCATCGCCGACGGCCTCAACCAGCTGCCTGCCTTCCAGAACTCGATCAACGGCGACCAACAACAGTTCACCCAGGGCAATCGCCAGCGCACCGGCAACTACCTGAACCTGCGAAACCTCGGCACGCAGCGCGTGCTGATTTTGCAGGACGGTCTGCGCATGCCCCAGACCGGCACCAACGGCGGCGTTGACGTGAGCCTGCTCCCCCAGCTGCTGACCAAGCGCGTCGACGTCGTCACGGGCGGCGCTTCGGCGGCCTATGGGTCGGACGCGGTCTCGGGCGTGGTCAACTTCATCATCGACAAGGACTTCGATGGCGTGAAGGCCCAGGCCCAGTACGGCATCTCGGATCGGGGCGACAAAGCCAACTACCGGCTCGGCGCGGCTTTCGGCACCTCGCTGCTCGACGACAGGCTCCACGTCATCGGCAGCTTCGAGCACTACAAGGTCAACCCGCTGTACAAGCGTGACCGCCCGATCGTACGCGAATCCTGGCAGGCGACCGGGGCCGGCACCGAGGAAAACCCCTTCCGCTATGTGGATGATGTACGCTGGGGCACGGTCTCAGAGGGCGGCTATATCTCGAGCGGTCCACTCGCCGGACAGCAGTTCGCCGACGGAGGTGTCACGGTTCCCTTCGATCCCGGCATCCCGTCGGGCAATCCGGGTTCGCAGCGCGGCGGTGACGGCGCATTCATCGGGGTCGATTGCTGCACCCTGACGCCGGGTGCAAAGACGTATCAGGCCTTCGGACGTGCCGATTACGAATTCTCTCCCGAGCTGAGCGCCTATGCCTCGGTTGGCTACAACTGGTCTTCCAACTACGACATGCCGTTCACCGGGCTGCGCCTCGGCGCGACGATCTTCTCGGACAACGCCTTCCTCGATCCCGCGACGCAGGCAGCGCTTGGCTCCACCGATTCGTTCGTGCTCTCGAAGGTCTGGGGCCCCGAAGAACGGCGCTTCAACAACACCGTCACCCAGAAGAGCGACAGCTTCATCATCAACACCGGTCTCAAGGGCGAATTCGGCGCTGGTCTTCAGTGGACCCTTGGCTACGTCCACGCAAAGACGACCTTCGAAGGCGAAATCGAGGACGCTCTCAACGCGAACTTCTATGCCGCGGCCGACGCCGTACGTGACCCGGTGACAGGCAACATCGTCTGCCGGGTCACGCTGACCAATCCGGGCCTCTATCCCGGCTGCGTGCCGCTCAACCTGTTCGGCCCGAACAGCGTGACCGTGGAGATGGACGACTACATCACCGGTGTCTCGCGCTACAAGGCGACCAACAAGCTCGACAGCATCCAGGCCACGCTCGCGGGAGATATCGTCGAAGGCTGGGCCGGTCCGATCTCCTTTGCCGTCGGCGCGGAATATCGCAAGCAGTCGCTGCTCCAGACCAGTAACAGCGACCCCAGCATACCAACCGATTTCACCGGCCTGCGCGGCGTGCGGAGCACCTATAGGGGTCGTTTCCAGTCGCAGAATCTCGGCACCGCGGACGGTTCGTACAACGTCAAGGAAGCCTTCGGCGAACTCAACGTACCGGTGCTCGACGACAGCGTGGTCGGCTCGCTGGCGCTCAACGGCGCAGTGCGGTGGACCGACTACAGCACCAGCGGATCGGTGACCACCTGGAAGATCGGTGGCGTCTGGGACGGCCTCGACGGGGTGCGCCTGCGTGCCACGCTTTCGCGCGACATCCGGGCACCAACCCTCTACGAACTCTTCGCAGGTCGCGCCACGACCAGCATTACTTTCTCGGATCGCCTGACCGGTCAGCAGGCCGTCTCGAACCAGGTCACCGGCGGCAACCCCGACCTGCAGCCCGAGGTCGCGCGCACCTTCACCGCCGGCATTGTCCTGCAGCCCTCGTTCATCCCCGGACTGCACTTCTCGGCGGATTACTTCCGCATCAAGATCGACGATGCGATCGCGACACCCTATTCCGCGTTCCAGATCGTGGACCTGTGCTACGCAAGCGACTTCACCTCGCCGACCTGCGACCAGATCGACCGCCCGCTCGGTCCGACCAATCCGGATCCGACCAATACCCCGACCGCGATCTATACGCTTAACCAGAACGTCGCGACCCTCATCAACAGCGGCATCGACTTCGAGCTCACCTACCGCCGCCCCGTCGGTTCCGGGACGCTCAACCTGCGTGCGCTCGCCACGCGCCAGCTGACCTTCCAGCAGCGCAACGCGCCCGGCGAGGAGATGCGCAAATTTGTCGGCACATCCGACTTCAACGACGTGCAGTTCCCGCTGCCTCTGCCCAAGTGGCGCGCCAACGTCAGCGCCGGCTGGGAAGGCGAGAACGTCTCGTTCAACGTCCAGGAGCGCATCATCGGCGGCTACGATCGCTCGCGCCAGTTCGTCTACGTCGACAACGAGGTGAAGCCGGTCTTCTACACCGACCTGAACCTGACCTACACCGTGCGTACCGCGCTGGATCGTGAATTCGAGCTGTTCACGACCGTCAACAACCTCTTCGACAAGCAGGCACCGCTCCTGCCGGTCACCCGCACACCGGGCCTGACCGTACCGACGATGCGCAACACCTACGACATCATCGGCCGCTACATCACGGCTGGCGTGCGCTTCAGGATGTGA